One Vibrio campbellii CAIM 519 = NBRC 15631 = ATCC 25920 genomic window carries:
- the glpK gene encoding glycerol kinase GlpK: MTEQKYIVALDQGTTSSRAVILDHDANIVSVAQREFTQIYPEAGWVEHDPMEIWATQSSTLVEALAKTGIRSDQLAGIGITNQRETTIVWNKETGKPVYNAIVWQCRRTADICEELKARGLEDYVRDNTGLVLDPYFSGTKVKWILDNVEGAREDAEAGKLLFGTVDTWLVWKMTQGRVHVTDYTNASRTMLFNINDLCWDQKMLDEMGIPASMMPEVKRSSEIYGQTNIGGKGGTRIPIAGIAGDQQAALYGQMCVEAGQAKNTYGTGCFLLMNTGQEKVTSKNGLLTTLACGPKGEPAYALEGAVFMGGASIQWLRDEMKILAGAEDSEYFATKVDTSNGVYVVPAFTGLGAPYWDAYARGTIVGLTRGVNSNHIIRATLEGIAYQTRDVLDAMQADSGIKLANLRVDGGAVANNFLMQFQSDVLNTEVHRPQVTEVTALGAAYLAGLAVGFWGSIDELQDKAVLDRTFEPHDDEEKRNRRYKGWKRAVKCAQTWSELHDEDD; encoded by the coding sequence ATGACTGAGCAAAAATACATTGTTGCCCTAGACCAAGGCACGACAAGCTCTCGTGCTGTCATTCTGGATCATGACGCGAATATCGTAAGCGTCGCTCAGCGAGAATTTACTCAGATTTATCCAGAGGCTGGTTGGGTTGAGCATGACCCAATGGAAATCTGGGCAACTCAAAGCTCTACTTTGGTTGAAGCACTTGCGAAAACCGGTATCCGTAGCGACCAACTTGCAGGTATCGGTATTACCAACCAACGTGAAACGACAATTGTATGGAACAAAGAAACAGGCAAACCGGTTTACAACGCAATTGTATGGCAATGCCGCCGTACTGCTGATATTTGTGAAGAATTAAAAGCGCGCGGACTAGAAGATTACGTTCGCGACAATACAGGTCTGGTGCTAGACCCTTACTTCTCAGGTACAAAAGTGAAGTGGATTCTAGATAACGTTGAAGGCGCACGTGAAGATGCTGAAGCAGGCAAACTGCTGTTCGGTACCGTTGATACTTGGCTGGTTTGGAAGATGACACAAGGTCGCGTTCACGTAACGGATTACACTAACGCATCTCGTACCATGCTGTTCAACATCAACGACCTATGCTGGGATCAGAAAATGCTGGATGAGATGGGTATCCCTGCATCCATGATGCCTGAAGTTAAACGCTCATCAGAAATCTACGGCCAAACCAACATTGGTGGTAAAGGCGGTACTCGTATCCCAATCGCTGGTATTGCAGGTGACCAACAAGCTGCGCTTTACGGTCAGATGTGTGTAGAAGCTGGCCAAGCGAAGAACACCTACGGCACTGGGTGTTTCTTGTTGATGAACACGGGTCAAGAGAAGGTCACATCGAAAAATGGTCTGTTGACCACGCTAGCATGTGGTCCAAAAGGCGAGCCAGCTTACGCTCTTGAAGGTGCGGTATTCATGGGTGGCGCGTCCATTCAATGGCTACGTGATGAAATGAAGATTCTGGCTGGCGCTGAAGATTCAGAATACTTTGCAACCAAAGTGGATACTTCAAATGGTGTTTACGTTGTTCCTGCATTTACTGGTCTGGGCGCACCATATTGGGACGCTTACGCTCGCGGTACGATTGTCGGTCTAACTCGTGGCGTGAACTCTAACCACATTATCCGTGCAACTTTGGAAGGCATCGCTTACCAAACTCGTGATGTGCTAGATGCGATGCAAGCAGACTCGGGCATCAAGCTCGCGAACCTTCGTGTGGATGGCGGTGCAGTGGCGAACAACTTCCTGATGCAGTTCCAATCTGATGTTCTTAATACCGAAGTTCACCGTCCTCAAGTAACTGAAGTAACCGCTTTGGGTGCAGCCTACCTAGCGGGTCTAGCGGTTGGTTTCTGGGGTAGCATTGATGAACTGCAAGACAAAGCAGTGCTCGATCGCACATTCGAACCACATGATGATGAAGAGAAACGCAACCGTCGCTACAAAGGTTGGAAGCGCGCAGTTAAGTGTGCTCAAACCTGGTCTGAGCTTCACGACGAAGACGATTAA